The Papaver somniferum cultivar HN1 chromosome 3, ASM357369v1, whole genome shotgun sequence genome includes a region encoding these proteins:
- the LOC113361351 gene encoding NAC domain-containing protein 104-like, with translation MGDNNKNNVRLPPGFRFNPTDQELILHFLHRKASLLPCVPDVIPDLDLYPYDPWDLNGKALAGDYNQWYFFSRRTSNRISASGYWMALDDNLVDEPILLPNNHKKTKVAGLKRCLGFYLAHGLKTNWIMHEYRLTDSRGRGSSSSSSSISSRSSKQRRPTDSSKWVVCRVFEQGGGSEGSYNGDDDEGITLSGMDEVFLSLDDLDDISLPYQ, from the exons ATGGGAGATAATAACAAGAATAATGTGAGGTTACCTCCTGGTTTTCGATTCAATCCGACTGACCAAGAACTCattcttcatttccttcatcgTAAGGCTTCGTTATTACCTTGCGTACCAGATGTCATCCCTGATTTGGATCTCTACCCATATGATCCTTGGGATCTTAACG GTAAGGCTTTGGCAGGAGATTACAACCAATGGTATTTCTTTAGTAGAAGGACATCGAATCGAATATCAGCCAGTGGGTATTGGATGGCGCTGGATGATAATCTAGTTGACGAACCCATTTTATTGCCAAATAATCATAAGAAGACTAAAGTGGCGGGTTTGAAGAGATGTCTTGGTTTCTACTTGGCTCACGGCCTCAAAACCAATTGGATCATGCATGAATATCGATTAACGGATTCTCGTGGCCGTGGCAGTAGTTCATCGTCCAGTAGTATTAGTAGCAGATCTTCTAAACAAAGAAGACCAACT GATTCAAGTAAGTGGGTTGTCTGCCGAGTATTCGAGCAAGGTGGAGGCTCAGAGGGGAGCTATAATGGTGACGATGACGAAGGGATAACGCTTTCAGGAATGGATGAAGTTTTCTTGTCATTAGATGATCTTGATGATATAAGTCTGCCATATCAATGA